The genomic region AGAACGTTTCGGGAATGCCGTCGGGATACACTTTAACCCCCCGGTTGGAGATCATCTTCAGTTTTAACGGACTTAGGCTCAGCGCAGAAATCGCATCGCCCAGTTGTCCGGCATTTCCGCTGCTGTAATCCAAAAAAATATCGACGCCGACGAGTTCTTTCTTCTGGCGCGGCCTCGCCAGCGTAGCCGTCGGATGAACTTCCCGCGGGGACCCCAGATAGGTGACGGGCTTGAAAAAGTTGGGAGTCTGTCCAAGGCGCTCGATGACCGCACCGGCAAACTCCCTGGTTCCCACGCGCAGTTTGCTGACGCCTTCCTTGTAGATGTCTCCCGTATGGATGCCGCTTTCGATGGTGCTCAGCCAGGCGTTATGAACTGTGGCGGCAACGTCGGGCTGGCCGATGTGGACCAGCATCATAATGGCCGCGTTGATGAGCCCGGATGGATTGGCAATGCCTTGTCCGGCAATGTCGGGTGCGGAGCCGTGAATGGCTTCGAACATGGCACACTGGTCGCCGATGTTGGACGAACCGCCCATGCCTACGGAGCCGGCAATCTGGGCCGCAATGTCGGAAATGATATCGCCGTACAGATTCAAGGTGACGATAACGCCAAACCGTTCGGGCACATCCGCCAGCAGGGCAGAGCCGATGTCGATGATCCAGTGTTCTTTTTCAATGTCCGGATACTCGGCCGAAATCTCGTCGAAGACCCGGTGGAACAGCCCGTCGGTCATCTTCATGATGTTGTCCTTCGACAGACAGGTGACTTTGCGGCGACCGTAGGCGCGGGCGTACTCGAAGGCGTACCGGATGATTTTTTCGCAGCCCGGCCGCGAAATGAGTTTCAGGCACTGGTACACCTGATCCGTTTGCCGGTGCTCGATGCCCGCGTACAGGTCTTCCTCGTTTTCGCGGATAATGACTAAGTCCATCTTCGGGTGCTTGGTCTCCACAAACGGGTGGTACGCCTGGCAGGGCCGCACGTTGGCGTACAGTCCGAGCGATTTGCGGGTGGTGACGTTGAGGCTTTTGAAGCCGCCGCCCTGCGGGGTGGTGATGGGCGCTTTCAGAAAGACTTTGGTGCGGCGGAGTGATTCCCAGGCTTCGGGGCGGATACCGGCCGAAACACCTTCCAGGTATACTTTTTCGCCGATTTCGATGATTTCGGGTTCAATGGCGGCTCCGGCGGCTTCCAGGATGCGAAGCGTCGCGGCCATGATTTCCGGGCCAATTCCGTCGCCGTAGGCTACTGTAATGGGCGTTTTTGTTGTCATTTTGTGAAGTGTATCTAAGTCGTGACAAAGATAAGGCGGTCTTTTTCAGAACCCGCTTCGGTCCGGATAGTTTTGGAAAGCGTATCTTTGCGCGCATACAAATCCTGCATGAGTACATTTAAGAAACTGGCGGGCGATACGGCCCTGTACGGCATCAGCACCATTCTGGGCCGGCTGCTGAACTGGGCGTTACTGCCGTTGCATACCCGGGTCTTTGTGGACCCGGCAGAATTAGCCTCCAACGTCAAAATTTACACGTACATCGGTGTTTTCCAGATTATCCTGCTGATGGGGCTGGACACGGCTTTTTTTCGGTACGCCGCCCGGAATAAAGAGCAGGTGCAGGATTATTTCAACCGGACCCAGAGCCTGATTCTGGTGGTGAATCTGCTGGTTGGCGCGGCCCTTGTCTTCGGGGCTCCCTGGCTTTCGCGGGCGATGGGCTATCCCGACGAGACGCTCTCGCTCCAATGGGCGGCGACGCTGCTGGCCATCGACGCCATTACGGCCATTCCGTTTGCCCGGCTGCGGGTGCAGAACCAGGCTAAACGGTTCGTGACGGCCAAAATTACCAACATCGGCCTCAACGTAGCGCTCAATGTGTTTTTCCTGGTTATCTGCCGCGACATTTACAACGGGGCCTACCTGACGGGCCTGCAGCCGCTGGTGGACCAGATTTACTATCCGTCCATCGGGGCGGGATACATCATTTTGGCCAACCTGATTGCCAATGCCGTCAATCTCCTCCAGCTGGCGGACCTGTGGCGCGGTTTCCGGCTCCGGCTACAAAAAGCGGAAGCGCAAATCCTGCTGGCCTACGCTTTCCCCATGATGCTGATGAGCCTGACGGGCGTGGTCAACCAGTTGTCCGACCGGCTTCTGCTGGACTACCTGCTGCCGGACGATTTCTACCTGAACGTCG from Tellurirhabdus rosea harbors:
- a CDS encoding NADP-dependent isocitrate dehydrogenase; the protein is MTTKTPITVAYGDGIGPEIMAATLRILEAAGAAIEPEIIEIGEKVYLEGVSAGIRPEAWESLRRTKVFLKAPITTPQGGGFKSLNVTTRKSLGLYANVRPCQAYHPFVETKHPKMDLVIIRENEEDLYAGIEHRQTDQVYQCLKLISRPGCEKIIRYAFEYARAYGRRKVTCLSKDNIMKMTDGLFHRVFDEISAEYPDIEKEHWIIDIGSALLADVPERFGVIVTLNLYGDIISDIAAQIAGSVGMGGSSNIGDQCAMFEAIHGSAPDIAGQGIANPSGLINAAIMMLVHIGQPDVAATVHNAWLSTIESGIHTGDIYKEGVSKLRVGTREFAGAVIERLGQTPNFFKPVTYLGSPREVHPTATLARPRQKKELVGVDIFLDYSSGNAGQLGDAISALSLSPLKLKMISNRGVKVYPDGIPETFCTDHWRCRFVGEQGPGTPITHEMILHLMRLLHEQGFDTIKTENLYSFDGQLGYTLGQGE
- a CDS encoding lipopolysaccharide biosynthesis protein, yielding MSTFKKLAGDTALYGISTILGRLLNWALLPLHTRVFVDPAELASNVKIYTYIGVFQIILLMGLDTAFFRYAARNKEQVQDYFNRTQSLILVVNLLVGAALVFGAPWLSRAMGYPDETLSLQWAATLLAIDAITAIPFARLRVQNQAKRFVTAKITNIGLNVALNVFFLVICRDIYNGAYLTGLQPLVDQIYYPSIGAGYIILANLIANAVNLLQLADLWRGFRLRLQKAEAQILLAYAFPMMLMSLTGVVNQLSDRLLLDYLLPDDFYLNVDKKEALGIYGNCYKMSVFMAMAIQSFKFAADPFFFSRAEDKAAPGLLADVTKWFVLICVVIWVGISLNMDLIGLLIGKSYRSGLIVVPVLMLGTLIMGVYYNMGFWFKLTDRTVYGTWITAAGLLATVLLNVWLIPVIGYMGCAVAFLASAIIMTWLCYYFGEKYYPVPYDLGSGIGYILGGGALIFAAAQIEISNLWIAVPYHLALFLLFLAVVFVVERKTFLPVLGKLMGRGRN